In the Pseudomonas orientalis genome, one interval contains:
- the prfA gene encoding peptide chain release factor 1 has protein sequence MKASLLNKLDVLQDRFEELTALLGDGEVISDQTKFRAYSKEYAEVEPVVVTYKNLLKVQADLEGAQALLKDNDPDMREMAVEEVREAKEKLAELEGDLQRMLLPKDPNDGRNVFLEIRAGTGGDEAAIFSGDLFRMYSRYAERRGWRVEILSENEGEHGGYKEVIARVEGDNVYGKLKFESGVHRVQRVPATESQGRIHTSACTVAVLPEPDEQEAIEINPADLRVDTYRSSGAGGQHVNKTDSAIRITHLPSGIVVECQEERSQHKNRARAMSWLSAKLNDQQTSAAANAIASERKLLVGSGDRSERIRTYNFAQGRVTDHRVNLTLYSLDEILAGGVDAVIEPLLAEYQADQLAAIGE, from the coding sequence ATGAAAGCTTCACTGCTCAATAAGCTGGATGTACTCCAGGACCGTTTCGAAGAACTGACCGCCTTGCTCGGCGATGGCGAGGTCATCTCCGATCAAACCAAGTTCCGCGCCTATTCCAAGGAATACGCCGAAGTTGAACCGGTGGTGGTCACCTACAAAAACCTGCTCAAAGTGCAGGCCGACCTTGAGGGCGCGCAGGCGCTGCTCAAGGACAACGACCCGGACATGCGCGAAATGGCCGTGGAAGAAGTGCGCGAGGCCAAGGAAAAACTCGCTGAGCTGGAAGGCGACCTGCAACGGATGTTGCTGCCCAAAGACCCTAACGACGGGCGCAACGTGTTCCTCGAAATCCGTGCCGGCACCGGTGGCGACGAGGCGGCGATTTTCTCCGGCGACCTGTTTCGCATGTACTCGCGTTATGCCGAGCGTCGCGGCTGGCGGGTGGAAATCCTCTCCGAGAACGAAGGCGAGCACGGCGGCTATAAGGAAGTCATTGCGCGGGTTGAAGGCGATAACGTCTACGGCAAGCTCAAGTTCGAGTCCGGCGTACACCGTGTGCAGCGCGTCCCGGCGACCGAGTCCCAAGGCCGTATCCACACCTCGGCCTGTACCGTGGCGGTGTTGCCCGAGCCGGACGAGCAGGAAGCGATCGAGATCAACCCGGCGGACTTGCGCGTCGACACCTACCGCTCGTCGGGTGCGGGCGGCCAGCACGTCAACAAGACCGACTCGGCGATCCGCATCACCCACTTGCCGTCGGGCATCGTGGTGGAATGCCAGGAAGAACGTTCCCAGCACAAGAACCGCGCGCGGGCGATGTCCTGGCTATCGGCCAAGTTGAATGATCAGCAGACCAGCGCCGCCGCCAACGCGATCGCCAGCGAGCGCAAGTTGCTGGTGGGTTCGGGCGACCGTTCCGAGCGCATCCGCACCTATAACTTTGCCCAGGGCCGGGTCACCGACCATCGCGTCAACCTCACCCTGTATTCCCTGGACGAAATCCTTGCCGGTGGCGTGGACGCGGTGATCGAGCCGCTGCTCGCCGAATACCAGGCCGATCAGTTGGCGGCGATAGGTGAATAA
- the prmC gene encoding peptide chain release factor N(5)-glutamine methyltransferase — MTIIASLLRAADLPDSPTARLDAELLLAAALGKSRSYLHTWPEKIVSSEHALAFADYLQRRRGGEPVAYILGQQGFWKLDLEVAPHTLIPRPDTELLVEAALELLQAMPARVLDLGTGSGAIALALASERPMWQVTAVDRVLEAVALAERNRQRLHLTNVAVLNSHWFSALQGHRYDLIISNPPYIAANDPHLAAGDVRFEPASALVAGHDGLDDLRLIITQAPAHLNAGGRLLLEHGYDQASAVRELLLGEGFDEVHSRIDLGGHERITLGRRPC, encoded by the coding sequence ATGACCATCATTGCCAGCCTGTTGCGCGCCGCCGACCTGCCCGACTCGCCCACTGCGCGCCTGGATGCCGAATTGTTGCTGGCCGCAGCCCTGGGCAAATCCCGCAGCTACTTGCACACCTGGCCGGAAAAGATCGTCAGCAGCGAACACGCGCTGGCTTTTGCGGACTATCTGCAGCGCCGTCGCGGCGGTGAGCCGGTGGCCTATATCCTCGGCCAGCAAGGTTTCTGGAAGCTGGACCTGGAGGTCGCCCCGCACACGCTGATCCCGCGTCCGGATACGGAACTGCTGGTGGAAGCCGCCCTGGAATTGTTGCAGGCGATGCCCGCCAGGGTCCTGGACCTGGGCACTGGCAGCGGTGCCATCGCCCTGGCCCTGGCCAGTGAACGCCCGATGTGGCAGGTCACGGCGGTCGACCGCGTGCTGGAAGCCGTGGCCCTGGCCGAGCGCAACCGCCAGCGGCTGCACCTCACTAACGTGGCGGTGCTCAATAGCCATTGGTTCAGTGCGTTGCAAGGGCATCGCTATGACCTGATCATCAGCAACCCGCCGTATATCGCCGCCAACGATCCGCACCTGGCGGCAGGCGATGTGCGCTTCGAGCCGGCCAGCGCACTGGTGGCCGGCCATGACGGGCTGGACGACCTGCGCCTGATCATCACACAAGCCCCGGCCCACTTGAATGCCGGTGGCCGTCTGTTGCTGGAGCATGGCTACGACCAGGCCTCGGCCGTGCGCGAGCTGTTGCTCGGTGAAGGCTTTGACGAAGTGCACAGCCGCATCGACCTCGGCGGCCATGAACGCATCACCCTGGGACGCCGCCCGTGCTGA
- a CDS encoding molybdopterin-synthase adenylyltransferase MoeB, giving the protein MLSDRELLRYSRQILLQQVDIDGQLRLKKSRALIVGLGGLGAPVALYLAAAGVGELHLADFDTVDLTNLQRQIIHDTHSVGQTKVDSAMGRLSAINPEVTLVAHRAALDADSLVAAVAAVDVVLDCSDNFSTREAVNAACVAAGKPLISGAAIRLEGQLSVFDPRRPESPCYHCLYGHGSDTELTCSEAGVVGPLVGLVGSLQALEALKLLAGFGEPLVGRLLLIDALSTRFRELRVKRDPGCSVCGTQHG; this is encoded by the coding sequence GTGCTGAGTGACCGCGAGCTGTTGCGCTACAGCCGGCAGATTCTGTTGCAGCAGGTCGACATCGACGGCCAGTTGCGCCTGAAAAAAAGCCGCGCATTGATCGTCGGCCTGGGGGGGCTGGGTGCGCCGGTCGCGCTGTACCTGGCGGCCGCCGGGGTGGGCGAGCTGCATCTGGCGGATTTCGACACGGTCGACCTGACCAACCTGCAACGCCAGATCATCCACGACACCCACAGCGTCGGGCAGACCAAGGTCGATTCGGCCATGGGCCGGCTGAGCGCGATCAATCCCGAGGTCACACTGGTCGCCCATCGCGCCGCGCTGGATGCCGATTCATTGGTGGCGGCAGTTGCGGCAGTGGACGTGGTACTCGATTGCAGCGACAACTTTTCCACCCGCGAAGCGGTCAACGCCGCCTGTGTTGCCGCCGGCAAACCGTTGATCAGTGGCGCGGCGATTCGCCTTGAAGGGCAGTTGTCGGTCTTCGACCCACGGCGCCCCGAAAGCCCTTGCTACCACTGCTTGTATGGGCACGGCAGCGACACCGAACTGACTTGCAGCGAAGCCGGTGTCGTCGGCCCGCTGGTGGGGCTGGTCGGCAGCCTGCAAGCGTTGGAAGCCTTGAAGCTGCTGGCCGGATTTGGTGAACCGCTGGTGGGGCGCTTGTTGCTGATCGATGCATTGAGCACACGGTTTCGCGAGCTGCGCGTCAAACGCGACCCCGGTTGCAGCGTGTGCGGGACGCAACATGGTTAA
- the murI gene encoding glutamate racemase: MVKDAPIGVFDSGVGGLSVLDEIQQLLPQESLLYVADCGHIPYGEKTPAFIRERSRLVAEFFRGQGAKAFVIACNTATVAAVADLRQDYPDWPLVGMEPAVKPAAAATRSGVVGVLATTGTLQSAKFAALLDRFATDVQVITQPCPGLVELIETGDLNSPALRDLLQGYIEPLLSAGCDTIILGCTHYPFLKTLLAQMLPPSIILIDTGAAVARQLKRLLGERGLLASGAAALPAQFWTSGDVSHLRNILPTLWKHPGVVRSFAS, encoded by the coding sequence ATGGTTAAGGACGCGCCCATCGGTGTGTTCGATTCCGGTGTCGGCGGCTTGTCGGTACTGGACGAAATTCAGCAGTTGTTGCCTCAGGAGTCACTGCTGTACGTGGCCGATTGTGGGCATATCCCCTACGGCGAGAAAACCCCGGCCTTCATTCGCGAGCGCTCGCGCCTGGTTGCCGAATTTTTTCGCGGGCAGGGCGCCAAGGCGTTCGTGATTGCCTGTAACACCGCGACGGTCGCTGCCGTTGCCGATTTACGCCAGGACTACCCTGACTGGCCCTTGGTCGGCATGGAGCCCGCAGTAAAACCGGCGGCGGCCGCGACGCGCAGTGGCGTGGTCGGCGTGCTGGCCACCACCGGCACCCTGCAAAGCGCCAAGTTCGCCGCCTTGCTCGACCGCTTCGCCACCGACGTGCAGGTAATTACCCAGCCGTGTCCGGGCCTGGTGGAGCTGATTGAAACCGGCGACTTGAACAGCCCGGCCCTGCGCGATTTATTGCAGGGCTATATCGAACCGCTGCTCAGCGCCGGTTGCGACACCATCATCCTCGGCTGCACCCACTACCCCTTCCTCAAGACATTATTGGCGCAGATGCTCCCCCCGAGCATCATCCTGATCGACACCGGCGCCGCCGTTGCGCGTCAGCTCAAGCGCCTGCTGGGGGAACGAGGCTTGCTCGCCAGCGGCGCGGCAGCCTTGCCTGCGCAGTTCTGGACCAGCGGCGATGTGTCTCACCTCAGAAATATCCTACCAACACTTTGGAAACATCCTGGAGTTGTGCGAAGCTTCGCCTCGTGA
- a CDS encoding acyloxyacyl hydrolase, translated as MKRLFCMAAIAAVMVGHSITTQAAGLEFGLGSTSDSTLTYRLGLTSDWDKSWMQSNVGRLTGYWSGAYTYWEGDDRAGASSLSFSPVFVYEFAGESVKPYIEAGIGVALFSRTRLEDNNIGQSFQFEDRLGFGLRFAGGHEVGIRATHYSNAGISSNNDGVESYALHYTMPL; from the coding sequence ATGAAGCGCTTGTTCTGTATGGCTGCTATCGCGGCTGTGATGGTGGGACACTCTATTACCACCCAGGCCGCCGGCCTGGAGTTCGGGCTGGGCAGCACCAGCGATTCAACGCTGACCTACCGTCTGGGCCTGACCTCGGATTGGGACAAAAGCTGGATGCAGAGCAACGTCGGTCGCCTGACGGGCTACTGGAGCGGCGCTTATACGTATTGGGAAGGTGATGATCGTGCAGGCGCCAGCAGCCTGTCGTTCTCGCCGGTGTTTGTGTATGAGTTTGCCGGGGAATCGGTCAAGCCTTACATCGAGGCCGGGATCGGGGTGGCGCTGTTTTCCCGCACCAGGCTTGAAGATAACAACATCGGCCAGTCCTTCCAGTTCGAAGATCGCCTGGGGTTCGGCCTGCGGTTTGCCGGCGGGCATGAAGTGGGCATTCGTGCCACGCACTATTCCAACGCCGGGATCAGCAGCAATAACGATGGGGTAGAGAGCTACGCGCTGCACTACACCATGCCGTTGTAA
- a CDS encoding YkgJ family cysteine cluster protein, producing the protein MTNIPHIQITEPAVTCSTCAACCCQLEVMLITDTGVPQRYIDTDDWGGEVMLRLDDGWCAALDRDTMMCTIYELRPLICREFEMGAPECLEEREGIATVYR; encoded by the coding sequence ATGACCAACATCCCTCACATCCAGATCACTGAACCGGCCGTCACCTGCTCGACGTGCGCGGCCTGCTGCTGCCAGCTGGAAGTCATGCTGATCACCGACACCGGCGTGCCGCAACGCTATATCGATACCGATGACTGGGGCGGGGAAGTGATGCTGCGCCTGGATGACGGCTGGTGTGCGGCGCTGGACCGGGACACGATGATGTGCACGATCTATGAGCTTCGGCCGTTGATATGTCGGGAATTCGAGATGGGTGCGCCGGAGTGCCTTGAAGAGCGCGAAGGCATTGCCACGGTCTATCGCTGA
- a CDS encoding DUF2878 domain-containing protein → MLKSLANAALFQCGWFACVLGGDSPWLLVGLAVLAVNLLWISSLADDGVLIVGVTLAGTLLDTLLRTLGVFHFSEPGPLIPFWLMLLWALLATTLRHCLAWSARPWWRAALLGAVGGPLSYYAGSQLAGVQFGYGLGPTMAGLALLWAVVFVGLHRLAR, encoded by the coding sequence GTGCTTAAATCCCTGGCCAATGCCGCGCTGTTTCAATGCGGCTGGTTTGCCTGTGTGCTCGGCGGCGACAGCCCGTGGTTATTGGTAGGGCTGGCGGTACTGGCGGTCAACCTGCTGTGGATAAGTTCGCTGGCGGATGACGGTGTGCTGATCGTCGGCGTGACACTCGCCGGCACACTGCTCGATACTCTATTGCGCACCCTGGGGGTGTTCCACTTCAGCGAGCCAGGGCCGTTAATTCCCTTCTGGTTGATGCTGCTGTGGGCCTTGCTGGCCACCACCTTGCGCCATTGCCTGGCCTGGAGCGCCCGCCCCTGGTGGCGCGCCGCGCTGTTGGGCGCGGTGGGCGGGCCGCTGTCGTATTACGCCGGCAGCCAACTGGCCGGCGTGCAGTTCGGCTATGGCCTGGGCCCGACAATGGCCGGGCTGGCGTTACTCTGGGCCGTGGTGTTCGTCGGCCTGCATCGACTGGCACGCTGA
- a CDS encoding SAM-dependent methyltransferase → MKSPSLSVKANRLNVNGMTAALLRKGVLRQLGQLRHGQLVIVEDGERHVFGAREAHLLGEIQILDSAVWGLVAANGSIGAGEAFIHGYWSSPDLTAVVRVMVSNLDVLDAMEGGLARLARPFTQGLHWLNRNTRKGSRKNIEAHYDLGNDLFQEFLDPTMMYSAAQFLSADDTLEQAQLNKLERICQKLSLKPTDHLLEIGTGWGSMALYAAQHYGCKVTTTTLSREQFAYTARRIEAAGLQDRVTLLLQDYRDLTGEYDKLVSIEMIEAVGHRFLPTYFKQCAHLLKPDGLMLLQAITIREQRYEQARNSVDFIQRYIFPGGALPSVQNMLQIVCRDTDMNLVHMEDFGLHYARTLRLWHENFRRAHGRLAELGYDEYFLRLWEFYLCYCEGGFMERTIGTAQLLLAKPAAINPPLLGRFSA, encoded by the coding sequence ATGAAGTCCCCTAGCTTATCGGTCAAGGCTAACCGCCTGAACGTCAATGGCATGACCGCTGCGCTTTTGCGCAAGGGCGTGTTGCGCCAACTCGGCCAATTGCGCCACGGCCAATTGGTGATCGTTGAGGACGGCGAGCGACACGTATTCGGTGCACGGGAAGCGCACCTGCTGGGAGAAATCCAGATCCTGGACTCGGCGGTGTGGGGCCTGGTGGCCGCCAACGGTTCGATCGGTGCCGGCGAAGCGTTTATCCATGGCTACTGGAGCAGCCCGGACCTGACCGCCGTGGTGCGTGTGATGGTCAGCAACCTGGACGTGCTCGATGCCATGGAGGGCGGCCTGGCCCGCCTGGCGCGGCCGTTCACCCAGGGCCTGCATTGGCTCAACCGCAACACACGCAAGGGCTCGCGGAAAAACATCGAAGCCCATTACGACCTGGGCAACGACCTGTTTCAGGAGTTTCTCGACCCGACCATGATGTATTCGGCGGCGCAATTTCTCAGCGCCGACGACACCCTGGAACAGGCACAACTGAACAAACTGGAACGCATCTGCCAGAAACTGTCGCTCAAGCCTACCGATCACCTGCTGGAAATCGGCACCGGCTGGGGCAGCATGGCGCTGTACGCGGCGCAGCACTATGGTTGCAAGGTCACCACCACGACCCTGTCCAGGGAACAGTTTGCCTACACCGCCAGGCGCATCGAAGCGGCGGGCCTGCAAGACCGGGTGACACTGTTGCTGCAGGACTACCGCGACCTGACCGGTGAATACGACAAGCTGGTGTCCATCGAAATGATCGAAGCGGTGGGCCATCGTTTCCTGCCCACGTATTTCAAACAGTGCGCCCACTTGCTCAAACCCGACGGCTTGATGCTGCTGCAAGCCATCACCATCCGCGAACAACGTTATGAGCAGGCCAGGAACAGCGTCGACTTTATCCAGCGCTACATCTTTCCCGGGGGCGCCCTGCCCAGCGTGCAGAACATGCTGCAGATCGTCTGCCGCGACACCGACATGAACCTGGTGCACATGGAGGATTTCGGGCTGCACTACGCGCGCACCCTGCGCCTGTGGCATGAGAACTTTCGCCGCGCCCACGGCCGCCTCGCGGAGCTGGGTTACGACGAGTACTTTTTGCGCTTGTGGGAGTTCTACCTGTGCTACTGCGAAGGCGGCTTCATGGAGCGCACCATCGGCACCGCGCAGTTGCTGCTGGCCAAGCCGGCGGCGATTAACCCGCCATTGCTCGGGCGCTTCAGTGCTTAA
- a CDS encoding DUF1365 domain-containing protein produces MNSALYSGWIAHRRFAPKAHAFRYRIGLLYLDLSEQDAVLGLSPLAGSSRLAPFGFRQQDYLREFTRHGMSLSDAVRHAVGNALGRTPQGAICLLTQARSWGLAFNPVSFFYCFEADGQLAAILCEVTNTPWRERYHYVLPAQALGVDEHQHFAVAKAFHVSPFLPRDLEYRMSFSPPAARLGVHMADWQGAHKVFDATLSLQKEALNRASLHRYLWRFPWMTAKTCLAIYWQALRLLFKRTPIFSHRAADGASSTAVGYTKDRRHEVP; encoded by the coding sequence GTGAACAGCGCCCTGTACAGCGGCTGGATCGCCCATCGCCGGTTTGCGCCCAAGGCCCATGCCTTTCGCTACCGTATCGGCCTGCTGTACCTGGACCTCAGCGAACAGGACGCCGTGCTCGGGCTCTCGCCGCTTGCCGGTTCTAGCCGCCTGGCACCGTTCGGCTTTCGTCAGCAGGACTACCTGCGCGAATTCACCCGCCACGGCATGTCCTTGAGCGACGCGGTGCGCCATGCCGTCGGCAACGCCTTGGGGCGCACCCCGCAGGGCGCTATCTGCCTGCTGACCCAGGCGCGCAGCTGGGGCCTGGCGTTCAATCCGGTGAGTTTTTTCTATTGTTTCGAGGCCGACGGGCAACTGGCGGCGATCCTGTGCGAAGTCACCAACACCCCGTGGCGCGAGCGCTATCACTATGTGCTGCCGGCCCAGGCACTGGGCGTCGATGAACACCAGCACTTCGCCGTGGCCAAGGCGTTCCATGTGTCGCCCTTCCTGCCGCGCGACCTGGAATACCGCATGAGCTTCAGCCCGCCCGCCGCCAGGCTCGGCGTGCACATGGCCGATTGGCAAGGCGCGCATAAAGTCTTCGATGCCACCTTGAGCCTGCAAAAAGAAGCCCTGAACCGCGCCAGCCTGCATCGCTATTTATGGCGCTTTCCCTGGATGACCGCCAAGACCTGCCTGGCGATTTACTGGCAGGCCCTGCGCCTGTTGTTCAAACGCACACCGATTTTTTCCCACCGGGCCGCCGATGGCGCCTCCAGCACCGCAGTCGGGTATACCAAGGATCGCCGCCATGAAGTCCCCTAG